The Candidatus Nitrosocaldus cavascurensis genome segment CATTCGATGTTGGCTCACCAGGCATGGAGGATCTTAGCCCTAGCGATATAAAGTTCAGGATAGAGGAGTTCTTGAACATGAATGTTGCTCCATTTACTGTGAAGAGTGTCAATGCAAGATAAATAGCAACCCTAATTTTTTTATATATAAATAAGAGCATCTAATCTGCTCATCTCTTGTAACCTAGCCTACGCAGTAGTTCATGCCTCTCTCTTCTATCCTCATCACTCTCAACACCCTTGCTCTTAACACCATCAACAACACCAAGCACTCCTCTACCCTGCTCAGTCTCTACAATTATGAGTTCTACAGGGTTTGCTGTAGCACAGTATATACATGCAACCTCATCCATCATCTTAACCCTGTTAAGTATGTTTATTGGGTATGCATTGCTTATAAGAAGCACAAACACATGACCAGCAGATATCATGCTAGCAAACTCTATAGCCTTCCTTACCAGCATATCATCGTTCCCATCGTACCTTATCAATGCTTTGCCACTTGCTTCACAAAACGCTATGCCAAACCTTATTGTTGGGCTGCTGCTTACTAGCATCTCATACATATCCTCTACAGTCTTTATGAAGTGCGCCTGCCCTACTATCATATTTGTATTTGGAGGAGCCTCTAGCCTTACACTCAGTATGTTCATGTATGCTAGATAGATAGAGCAGCACGTTAATAAGCATTGAGCCTTGCCTTGCATAGTGCTACAAGTTTATCTGCAAGCCTTGATGTGTGTAGATGGTCACTGCTTAAGTTCATTGCAATGCTGAGCATATCATATTCAGGAATCCTTCCAAGGTAACCAATGCTTATGCCTTTACTCTTAACGAACTCTCTGCATATGTAGCATATGTATGCATAAGCATCTGTATACATACCCATGCTTGAGAGGTACTCCACCTTCTTCCTTACAACAGCCATAGCCAACCTACTGCTGTAGTTAGATGCAGCAAGTATATGCATCAATGCTCTCATTGCCCTAGCAACAGATGATCTG includes the following:
- a CDS encoding adenosine-specific kinase, producing MNILSVRLEAPPNTNMIVGQAHFIKTVEDMYEMLVSSSPTIRFGIAFCEASGKALIRYDGNDDMLVRKAIEFASMISAGHVFVLLISNAYPINILNRVKMMDEVACIYCATANPVELIIVETEQGRGVLGVVDGVKSKGVESDEDRRERHELLRRLGYKR